Within the Plectropomus leopardus isolate mb chromosome 15, YSFRI_Pleo_2.0, whole genome shotgun sequence genome, the region ctgctgtttttggtttcatTCCGATTTCCTTTTTACAAAGACGAAGTATGCCTAATCCCCTCATGACAACCTGACTGTGGAGACTGCCgcagaagaaaataaacattggAGTCTGACTTGTCAAATAACagttacaacaacaacagactCTTTCAAATGTGCGCTTATGTAGAGTCAGAACTGTCACaagttgttttattaaaaactttttaggGGATTTTAGGTGATACTGACGGATGTGCACGTTCATGGCTGCACCTGATGCAGAGCGCACTGAAAGGCCAATGAATATTTCAAAGACAAACACTATTCTGACTGAGTAAGCCTTGCCATAAATCTGCAGATCTAATCCCAGAAGCTCAATTTGGGCGCTCAAAGACATAAAACGGCCCTAAATTCATGTACCTAGAACCACATACATCAATTTGCAGCCAACTCTTGGGATATGACGACTGCCgcttttataaaatatgtgtcAGAGGTGTCATACAGACcaggtaaacacaaacacatgccttacatttcagacaacatggatccaaaatcaaaataaacaactcCAAAGCAATgacataaaacaccaaaaagaacacaaaataacacaagaaaCGACTGAAAAGTATGTTCATATATGCTATAAATAAACCATAAACACAGGACAATTAAAAGACCAGCTAATATACTCCCTGACATTAGTATGTAGAGGAAGTCCTGCAACAGTACTTTGAAACAGCCTGGAGGAACCAAAGAGTGCAGATTTAAGTCTTTCTGCAGAAGACTGCACACATATGGAGCTGCATACATAAAGGCTCTTTTGCCAAACTCTGTACGAACCATAGCTTTAGACAATAAGAACAAGGTCTGCCAACTTACAACGGCATACTGTGTTATATAATCATACAGCGCTGTGTCAGCCAGCAGACAGCTGTGAGCACCTGTTTGTCCCATGTGGACACCCATGACAGACATGCCACACAGAGGGGTACAAATGTAACTGGAGCTGAGAGGAACACTGCCAGGCTGTGGCAGCTGCGTCAAACATCTCTGAATCAGGCGTTCACGCACGCAGCCTTTTGAGAAGGGGATGGTCTGTGTCAGCCCCTGTCACTGACAGGTGGAGACCCAAAATTAAGGCCAGTTTTGGGCTTTGGATGGAGAATTGGTAGTGACTCGGGTTCATTTTGTATCATTAGTTTGAGAGACAGAACAGCAGgatgttggggaaaaaaagaaaatattatgaCATGAGAATGATGTGTTTCACATGGCAGAGACCGAGAAGGATGAagagaaaatgttaatttgtgttCGTGATATTGCACTGTTTTATGTTATGAAATTCTTTTGTAGGCCTCCCAGCAAAAAGTAAGACCAGAGCCACCTAAACAGCAGTTCTACTACTTATTGATCAAGGATCTCACTATAGACAAATCCTGCCTGCTGATAACTGAACAAGCTCATTAGGTCATTCACTCCAGTTGTCTCCAGTCTTTTAAATCCCATCTATGCTTTTGTTTTAGTATATGTTAAGAGGTAATGGAAAAATTAATGCAGcatatttgatttttgcatgacaatattttattgatatacaaatgccaagtatctttttttattgtatcatttatttatattgcaaatccaataataaaatgaattgctTTCTTAGTCCACTAGAAATATTTTgctgaaatataaatgaaaatgactgaagtgagatgatCAGGCTGAAAACTTCATGTTagattgacaaaaaataaataaataaattgcagttTAAAAGGGGGTAATAAATTGCAgtgcatgtttgtttatcaTGATAATATCCTTTAGAAGGGTCTCTGGTGATTCCCATCCccagtgtgtctttgtgtccataactgttattactttttcttaaattaatgtCTGCCTGTATTTTATAAACTAGAAATTGATGATGGCAAGGACTTTAACttgcaaaatgttgttttatttgggCTTCAATTTAACAACACAATAATCTTTCAGGTATGACTATTGGTACTATCAGACTTGTTTATTAAACAATGCATATTATGCTGTCcgagatttttttgaaaatcatagTAATAGGTATGATGGCTAAGGGGATAAAAGCATTAAAGGCCAAGGTGTGCTCTTTATAAAGTAGTCTGTATGGCCGGTCATTGGTtgaaaacaaggggaaaagCCTGCCATGGTATAGGAGGATAAAGGCACACAGTTTAAGAAAACTTTTCCTCTTCATACCACCACCACTGAAGATGTATTTATTATActgaatataaagataaaaagatttaaagtatGATAAGTATGTggattttattgttaaaatctattctgtgttgtgtgtttagtgtactgtgtttttatgtgttgaatatttaaaaataaaaaaaataaattaaaaaaaggaggggggggggggggNNNNNNNNNNNNNNNNNNNNNNNNNNNNNNNNNNNNNNNNNNNNNNNNNNNNNNNNNNNNNNNNNNNNNNNNNNNNNNNNNNNNNNNNNNNNNNNNNNNNNNNNNNNNNNNNNNNNNNNNNNNNNNNNNNNNNNNNNNNNNNNNNNNNNNNNNNNNNNNNNNNNNNNNNNNNNNNNNNNNNNNNNNNNNNNNNNNNNNNNNNNNNNNNNNNNNNNNNNNNNNNNNNNNNNNNNNNNNNNNNNNNNNNNNNNNNNNNNNNNNNNNNNNNNNNNNNNNNNNNNNNNNNNNNNNNNNNNNNNNNNNNNNNNNNNNNNNNNNNNNNNNNNNNNNNNNNNNNNNNNNNNNNNNNNNNNNNNNNNNNNNNNNNNNNNNNNNNNNNNNNNNNNNNNNNNNNNNNNNNNNNNNNNNNNNNNNNNNNNNNNNNNNNNNNNNNNNNNNNNNNNNNNNNNNNNNNNNNNNNNNNNNNNNNNNNNNNNNNNNNNNNNNNNNNNNNNNNNNNNNNNNNNNNNNNNNNNNNNNNNNNNNNNNNNNNNNNNNNNNNNNNNNNNNNNNNNNNNNNNNNNNNNNNNNNNNNNNNNNNNNNNNNNNNNNNNNNNNNNNNNNNNNNNNNNNNNNNNNNNNNNNNNNNNNNNNNNNNNNNNNNNNNNNNNNNNNNNNNNNNNNNNNNNNNNNNNNNNNNNNNNNNNNNNNNNNNNNNNNNNNNNNNNNNNNNNNNNNNNNNNNNNNNNNNNNNNNNNNNNNNNNNNNNNNNNNNNNNNNNNNNNNNNNNNNNNNNNNNNNNNNNNNNNNNNNNNNNNNNNNNNNNNNNNNNNNNNNNNNNNNNNNNNNNNNNNNNNNNNNNNNNNNNNNNNNNNNNNNNNNNNNNNNNNNNNNNNNNNNNNNNNNNNNNNNNNNNNNNNNNNNNNNNNNNNNNNNNNNNNNNNNNNNNNNNNNNNNNNNNNNNNNNNNNNNNNNNNNNNNNNNNNNNNNNNNNNNNNNNNNNNNNNNNNNNNNNNNNNNNNNNNNNNNNNNNNNNNNNNNNNNNNNNNNNNNNNNNNNNNNNNNNNNNNNNNNNNNNNNNNNNNNNNNNNNNNNNNNNNNNNNNNNNNNNNNNNNNNNNNNNNNNNNNNNNNNNNNNNNNNNNNNNNNNNNNNNNNNNNNNNNNNNNNNNNNNNNNNNNNNNNNNNNNNNNNNNNNNNNNNNNNNNNNNNNNNNNNNNNNNNNNNNNNNNNNNNNNNNNNNNNNNNNNNNNNNNNNNNNNNNNNNNNNNNNNNNNNNNNNNNNNNNNNNNNNNNNNNNNNNNNNNNNNNNNNNNNNNNNNNNNNNNNNNNNNNNNNNNNNNNNNNNNNNNNNNNNNNNNNNNNNNNNNNNNNNNNNNNNNNNNNNNNNNNNNNNNNNNNNNNNNNNNNNNNNNNNNNNNNNNNNNNNNNNNNNNNNNNNNNNNNNNNNNNNNNNNNNNNNNNNNNNNNNNNNNNNNNNNNNNNNNNNNNNNNNNNNNNNNNNNNNNNNNNNNNNNNNNNNNNNNNNNNNNNNNNNNNNNNNNNNNNNNNNNNNNNNNNNNNNNNNNNNNNNNNNNNNNNNNNNNNNNNNNNNNNNNNNNNNNNNNNNNNNNNNNNNNNNNNNNNNNNNNNNNNNNNNNNNNNNNNNNNNNNNNNNNNNNNNNNNNNNNNNNNNNNNNNNNNNNNNNNNNNNNNNNNNNNNNNNNNNNNNNNNNNNNNNNNNNNNNNNNNNNNNNNNNNNNNNNNNNNNNNNNNNNNNNNNNNNNNNNNNNNNNNNNNNNNNNNNNNNNNNNNNNNNNNNNNNNNNNNNNNNNNNNNNNNNNNNNNNNNNNNNNNNNNNNNNNNNNNNNNNNNNNNNNNNNNNNNNNNNNNNNNNNNNNNNNNNNNNNNNNNNNNNNNNNNNNNNNNNNNNNNNNNNNNNNNNNNNNNNNNNNNNNNNNNNNNNNNNNNNNNNNNNNNNNNNNNNNNNNNNNNNNNNNNNNNNNNNNNNNNNNNNNNNNNNNNNNNNNNNNNNNNNNNNNNNNNNNNNNNNNNNNNNNNNNNNNNNNNNNNNNNNNNNNNNNNNNNNNNNNNNNNNNNNNNNNNNNNNNNNNNNNNNNNNNNNNNNNNNNNNNNNNNNNNNNNNNNNNNNNNNNNNNNNNNNNNNNNNNNNNNNNNNNNNNNNNNNNNNNNNNNNNNNNNNNNNNNNNNNNNNNNNNNNNNNNNNNNNNNNNNNNNNNNNNNNNNNNNNNNNNNNNNNNNNNNNNNNNNNNNNNNNNNNNNNNNNNNNNNNNNNNNNNNNNNNNNNNNNNNNNNNNNNNNNNNNNNNNNNNNNNNNNNNNNNNNNNNNNNNNNNNNNNNNNNNNNNNNNNNNNNNNNNNNNNNNNNNNNNNNNNNNNNNNNNNNNNNNNNNNNNNNNNNNNNNNNNNNNNNNNNNNNNNNNNNNNNNNNNNNNNNNNNNNNNNNNNNNNNNNNNNNNNNNNNNNNNNNNNNNNNNNNNNNNNNNNNNNNNNNNNNNNNNNNNNNNNNNNNNNNNNNNNNNNNNNNNNNNNNNNNNNNNNNNNNNNNNNNNNNNNNNNNNNNNNNNNNNNNNNNNNNNNNNNNNNNNNNNNNNNNNNNNNNNNNNNNNNNNNNNNNNNNNNNNNNNNNNNNNNNNNNNNNNNNNNNNNNNNNNNNNNNNNNNNNNNNNNNNNNNNNNNNNNNNNNNNNNNNNNNNNNNNNNNNNNNNNNNNNNNATCCTTAAatagttttttcccttttatgatattaaattcATACTacgcaggattttcctaaaataaaaacaatgtttggaCTCACACAGAAGTAATCCCCCTCAATCATCCATTATGACCCAAACGAAGTATGTGgcggtgtatttttctgctNATCCTTAAatagttttttcccttttatgatattaaattcATACTacgcaggattttcctaaaataaaaacaatgtttggaCTCACACAGAAGTAATCCCCCTCAATCATCCATTATGACCCAAACGAAGTATGTGgcggtgtatttttctgctgagACTCCGCCCTCTGCCTCGAttgtcttcttattttctgtttttgggatgtttatggGTGTGTACCCCCTTagtgctcaggtgaggttggTGCTTGATGAAAATGTAGCAATCAGGTGCTAGACCATGAACACAACGCTGAAAAATTGTAGACATAGCGAGGTGAAAAACTCGATACGCACGCAACGATATTGCAAGTTTGCTATAAAGTGGTTCAACTCTGATAAGAATAAGACATAAAACCTACAAGTGCTTTTAAATCGGGCAAATCTATCTCAGGGAAGCACATAAGACTATTGGTGAGCTGGTGTTAAACTACAGAGAGATGcagaatgatgtttttttgcaggcGGGCGCGGATATCGTGCTGATtgcctcgtcaaaaagcctgtgggagTTTCTCCACAGGATTTCTGGattactgttgaaaaaaaaaagctctgtggcaaacaaacctTTATGGTACTtagacatttgtttgttttttcagcaagataatcttcacaaatgaatacCACTTTTATGGTGTTTGGAGCAGAAATTAAACCACCAAatgtaaaaagcaaacattagGCTGTAAACGAGCTACTTGTTGCACAACTTGAAGTTGCCACCACCTCGAGGCCGTAAAGCAGCGTCCAGAGGGATGACTCCCTGACGTCTCCGTAGGAGTGAAGTCTATTACTTGCAGCTACTGAGCTATTTAACCCGGTCTGACCTTTCTGACCCGTTTGCTTCGCTTCAATGACGCATGCTTCGCTGTGTTGTGATGCATGCTGCATCCAGAAAAAGATCTGCAGGGTTGCAGAATTATTGcaggtatttactgacatatttgatgtcatagaacaaaaagTTAGTCTTTTATGCTTGTGTTTACCAAAAACCTTATtttaggcatctaaccaaaacacattcaaaaaaaacTTCTGACTAAGGAGTCTGTGATGCTCTGTCCACAATCCATGAAGTTACTTTCCCAGTGGATCATGAGATATTTCTTCTGGGCAACCTCTCAAATTCTAATATCATGCATAGCCACTCAATCAACCAACAGAAATCCTACTGGTCGTCGCCAAAAATGCATTACAACGAGATGGCAGTCAGATATCCCATTGCCTGTTGGACTGTGGCTCTCAGAAGTGAACAGCTGTATCATCTAGAGAAGATGACTTACTCACTAAGGAATAAGATCCAATTTTTCTATAAAATACGGCAACCTTTAATCAAGTACGTGGAGAATCTCCCGTCCCACATGATCTCCCTGTTTTCACCACACTAGTGTTATGATAGACCATGTTGTGAGCTTACAGATCAGATGAGTCAATCAGGTtgtattttaaagtgtgtgtgtgtgtgtgtgtgtgtgtgtgtgtgtgtgtgtgtgtgtgtgtgtgtgttttgtttttttttttcaggtgctGGTTGTGGGAAATCCTGCCAACACCAACTGTCTGATTGCAGCCAAGTCTGCTCCCTCCATCCCCAAAGAGAACTTCTCCTGCCTCACCCGTCTGGACCACAACAGGGCTCGCTCTCAGGTGCGTTCCTGCAGGCGCCTGTTTTGTCCTCGCAATTCTATCACGTTTTTTTTAGCCGCCACATTTTAGTTCTTTGCCCAAGTTGAGCGTGaaacttaaattttttaaatttctggtCCGGAAGGTGGCGATGCGCTGTGGCGTTCCTGCCACCCACGTGAGGAATGTGATCATCTGGGGCAACCACTCGTCCACCCAGTACCCAGACGTGCATCACTGCTTGGTCAACATGTCTGGCGGCGAGCTCGCCTGCTTTGATGCAGTCAAGGATGATGCCTGGCTGAAAGGAGACTTCATCACCGTGagttaacccttcgaaacctttTCATGTAGTGCGTTCAAAAAGCCTTTCAGGGGCGTTTTAACCTTTAAAGcatgggcaaattggtttgatttctttcaaaagcatgggggaAAAGGCTATCAGTAACttggcaaataaaaaatattaaaaggtgacaagaaaatcacctcaaaattagaagaaaaaaaaagaaattatcagaTAGCTAGGAAAATTATCAcgaaaactataattatattttcaaaataaggtggcagcaaaatatatgtatttatttatatatttattttcatttgaccttttttcaggtcattttgttttttttggttctcTTACTTTTTcgttagtttttgttttgttgctaatttcaggtaattttcttctatcATTTCAGTAATTtcgatgtttttgaaaaaaatcaagccaatgatCAGGTTTCAAGgagttcagggttttttttttacattttccttatgcactttctaaaatcaaataatgaaaTGTTGGAGGTatatttaacaagaaaaaatacttcagtCAAAAAATCCTGCATTAAATGGCATTAAACCGGTCCTGTTGAGCAAATGCACATGACTCAAACATCGGTCACAAAAAATTCAGATCATATGTTACTGATCTGTTTGTAGAAACACTGACTGGTGTttagttttctgttttcctgcttGAAATTCCAGAAATAACGGTGACAGACATGTCAGCCCTTATCTCATCTGAAACTAGCTGCAATAACACGAGCTGACCTTATACGCTCGGTTTCTTCTGCACACATTAACGGCCACTTTGCATGTAATGCTCCATGTTGTTGCGCTGCAGACGGTGCAGCAGAGAGGCGCTGCAGTCATCAAGGCCAGGAAGCTGTCCAGCGCCATGTCTGCCGCCAAGGCCATCTGTGACCACATGAGAGACATCTGGACCGGCACCCCCGAGGTAAACACCGTATTTATTTATACGGCAGTTATGATGTGGGAATGTCTGCTTTTTGCTACATTATGTCAAAAAGTGAATATTACTTTGTGAACAAGAGTgaataaacatgtttctgtttgtgctcACACGAGAGTTTTcgttattaacccttagggcccgctttgatattacaaacactcacatcaatctgtgcagaaaatgcacttttcaagaTCAATCTTTAAAATACCCATTTTAACATCAGTTATGATGAAATACTACATCACAAATAAGCaacattgtattttaaaatgcagttttaaccattttctcctcttttttattcAGGGTGAGTTCATCTCCATGGGTGTTTACTCCTCTGGTAACTCCTATGGAGTCCCAGAAGACCTCATCTACTCATTCCCTGTCCAGATCAAGGTGAGACTCATCTCACTCATCTGTAGCCTACAATGATTTACGTCGTGTCTGACCTCAAAATGTGAAACTGTGAACACACACCAGTCagctaaaacatgaaaacaactgACAGGTGAGGTGAATGATATCAATTGTCTTTTTACAATGCCATTTTCTGCTTGGAAACTTGGCAATTATTTGGGTGCCACTTGACATGCACCACCCTTCCAAACACCGTTACAGACCAAgtacacatttctttttttttttgctaattttttggtcatttcttctttcattgcttttgcattgcaagttttttttcaagaaatcaagccagtttgctaaggtctcaaagggttaaagaggatAAAacatgaacttaaaaaaaagaaatagaccaaTGAAAGATGACAACACACaagtaaaaccaacaaaataagataaaataataaataaaccaataaagcagtaaaagtaaaagcacaccTGAGCCAAAAccaaattaagaaataaaataaactagtTCAGTGTTTGGGTGGGCCGTGCGTGTCATAAATGTCTCGACCCGGGATTTTCCAGCAGAACATTTCATTGTACGGAGAAGATCAAAGTTATTCACTTCACttattattgcttttaatgttttttgctgATCTGTGTATGTTATTGAACCACATGCtcctaaataaaaaagtaaaaaatatatgttgtttttctcaggACAAGACCTGGAAGATTGTGCAGGGTCTGGCCATCAACGACTTCTCCAAGTCCAAGATGGAAGccacagcagcagagc harbors:
- the mdh1ab gene encoding malate dehydrogenase 1Ab, NAD (soluble), encoding MAVRYPIACWTVALRSVCVCVCFVFFFQVLVVGNPANTNCLIAAKSAPSIPKENFSCLTRLDHNRARSQVAMRCGVPATHVRNVIIWGNHSSTQYPDVHHCLVNMSGGELACFDAVKDDAWLKGDFITTVQQRGAAVIKARKLSSAMSAAKAICDHMRDIWTGTPEGEFISMGVYSSGNSYGVPEDLIYSFPVQIKDKTWKIVQGLAINDFSKSKMEATAAELIQERDTAVSFLGV